One Dermatophagoides farinae isolate YC_2012a chromosome 1, ASM2471394v1, whole genome shotgun sequence genomic region harbors:
- the sesB gene encoding stress-sensitive B, which translates to MPFDATSFAKDFIAGGVSAAISKTAVAPIERVKLLLQVQHASKQITEEQRYKGIIDAFVRIPKEQGFLSLWRGNLANVIRYFPTQALNFAFKDKFKQMFLDGVDKKKQFWRYFAGNLASGGAAGASSLCFVYPLDFARTRLAADIGKGPNERQFKGLGDCLIKVFKSDGLIGLYRGFGVSVQGIIIYRAAYFGFFDTAKGMLPDPKNTPIVISWMIAQAVTTVSGIISYPFDTVRRRMMMQSGLSAKERMYKNTAHCWVTIAKTEGSKAFFKGALSNVFRGTGGAFVLVLYDEIKALIV; encoded by the exons atgCCATTCGACGCTACATCATTTGCCAAGGATTTTATTGCCGGTGGTGTTTCGGCCGCTATCTCAAAAACTGCAGTAGCCCCAATCGAACGTGTTAAGCTTTTGCTTCAAGTTCAACATGCATCCAAGCAAATCACTGAAGAGCAACGTTATAAAg GTATCATTGATGCTTTCGTTCGAATCCCAAAAGAACAAGGATTCCTTTCACTGTGGAGAGGCAACTTGGCCAACGTCATTCGATATTTCCCCACACAAGCTTTGAACTTTGCGTTCAAGGATAAATTCAAGCAAATGTTCTTGGATGGTGTcgataagaaaaaacaattctgGCGATATTTTGCCGGCAATTTAGCTTCTGGTGGTGCAGCTGGCGCTTCTTCACTTTGCTTTGTATATCCACTTGACTTTGCTCGTACTCGTCTTGCTGCCGATATCGGCAAGGGACCAAACGAACGACAATTCAAAGGTCTTGGCGATTGTCTCATCAAAGTCTTCAAAAGTGATGGTTTGATTGGTTTATATCGAGGATTCGGCGTCTCTGTTCAAG gTATCATTATCTACCGAGCTGCATACTTCGGTTTCTTCGATACTGCTAAAGGAATGTTGCCAGATCCGAAGAACACACCAATCGTTATTTCCTGGATGATTGCTCAGGCTGTAACAACCGTTTCTGGTATTATTTCCTATCCATTCGATACTGTACGACGACGTATGATGATGCAATCAGGTCTTTCGGCTAAAGAAAGAATGTACAAAAATACTGCTCACTGTTGGGTGACAATTGCCAAAACTGAAGGCTCAAAAGCTTTCTTCAAAGGCGCTTTGTCAAACGTTTTCCGTGGTACGGGTGGTGCATTCGTCCTTGTGCtttatgatgaaatcaaagcTCTTATTGTCTAA
- the LOC124492736 gene encoding uncharacterized protein LOC124492736, with protein MESQQESNFDYIIQKFISILRQNDHSSYICPQKELVCFCERNFHMTDLDVIEPFIRQMNYYSHIDIDAETDENEISQRLSSFNLDDNFKQAIVKNLLAMKLDKKHLQKSQELITTVKHVECERLETQDNPFRINFHTYNPNDDGNSESNGQLSFVMNREQMTSICNEMDKIRQQLFHSVG; from the exons ATGGAATCACAACAG gaatcaaattttgattatattatcCAAAAATTTATCTCTATTCTTCGccaaaatgatcattcatcatatatttgtCCTCAAAAAGAATTGGTTTGTTTCTGTGAACGTAATTTCCATATGACAGACTTAGATGTGATTGAACCG TTTATTCgtcaaatgaattattattcccATATTGATATCGATGCGGAAactgatgaaaatgaaatatcaCAAAGACTGTCATCTTTTAATCtggatgataatttcaaacAGGCAATTGTAAAGAATTTATTGGCCATGAAATTAGATAAAAAACACCTACAAAAGTCACAAG aaCTGATCACTACAGTCAAACATGTTGAATGTGAACGTCTAGAAACGCAAGATAATCCATTCCGAATTAATTTCCATACATACAatcctaatgatgatggtaattcTGAATCAAATGGACAACTGTCTTTTGTTATGAATCGAGAACAAATGACGAGTATCTGTAATGAAATGGACAAAATTCGTCAGCAATTATTCCATTCGGtgggataa
- the LOC124492732 gene encoding LOW QUALITY PROTEIN: uncharacterized protein LOC124492732 (The sequence of the model RefSeq protein was modified relative to this genomic sequence to represent the inferred CDS: deleted 1 base in 1 codon): MDKNITIKVEEFSNQNEDGIEENIVISENNDEIIAIDDNSNIQLGYYNRIVQDDDEFLKDSHNLIAENENLKKELTATQEKFSILQSQVQHQAKLIELILRLDMVKSVDEPDKREMDDLQRKIQLCYNLVDECNIKFNELSNKRRRVLIVTDDPVPSKVEKRAAIWNHFTILVDTDGEKNIECNFCGKCFVYECMNAHKCREHINEKCDKAPDEIKTTKARRYNSPPSGSKYTVWNYFVNSEKDGKTTINCIFCGIEYSSRNATKCREHLAFKCRKIDEDVRIKMRSTFSQEYIESYNKQKRSTIWEHFCIINDDDKTVIQCIYCCMNYANKNATKCREHLLERCDKIPLNIRHKINNSFYESPLKTWTQIKIPIWKHFSMITFQGRQQYECNYCKKLYSSKNVTKFRLHLLYKCEDIPDDVKSRINIEMTRSTQKSSTNNEDGDYYEDESQHLKEDDDDDDDDEEDVDEGDYPAELSTVKHATTDESENNINDTNINEHVNSNHCEHDDDNEKNYDDDDNNDDVKEGIANHTRSSRFKRRKMN; encoded by the exons atggataaaaatattaCG ataaaAGTCGAAGAATTTAGCAACCAAAATGAAGATGGTATTGAAGAAAACATTGTCATCAGt gaaaacaatgatgaaatcatagccattgatgataattcgaATATACAGTTAGGATATTACAATCGCATAgtacaagatgatgatgaatttttaaaagatTCACATAATCTGATcgctgaaaatgaaaatctcaaaaaagaattgactGCAACTcaggaaaaattttccattttacaATCGCAAGTACAACATCAGgctaaattgattgaattaataTTACGACTTGATATGGTAAAATCCGTTGATGAACCAGACAAACGAGAGATGGATGATTTGCAACGAAAAATACAACTATGTTACAATCTTGTCGACGAATGTAATATAAAATTTAACGAACTGTCCAATAAACGACGAAGAGTGTTGATTGTCACTGACGATCCTG tTCCTTCAAAAGTCGAAAAACGAGCTGCCATTTGGAACCATTTTACCATATTGGTAGATACTGATGGAGAAAAGAATATTGAATGTAATTTTTGCGGAAAATGTTTCGTTTATGAATGCATGAATGCACACAAATGTCGGGAAcatattaatgaaaaatgtgaCAAGGCACCCGATGAAATCAAAACCACAAAGGCTCGACGTTACAATTCTCCGCCAAGTGGTTCAAAATATACTGTTTGGAATTATTTCGTTAATTCTGAAAAAGATGGTAAAACCACAATCAATTGCATCTTTTGTG GTATTGAATATTCGTCACGAAATGCAACCAAATGTCGAGAACATTTAGCATTCAAATGTCGTAAGATAGATGAGGACGTACGAATCAAAATGCGATCGACATTCAGTCAAGAATATATTGAATcttacaacaaacaaaaacgttCTACGATCTGGGAACATTTTTGCATCATTAACGACGATG ACAAAACTGTCATACAATGTATCTATTGTTGTATGAATTATGCCAACAAAAATGCCACCAAATGCCGAGAACATCTTCTTGAAAGATGTGATAAAATACCGTTAAATATAAGGCACAAAATTAACAATTCGTTTTATGAATCCCCATTAAAAACTTGGACACAAATCAAAATACCAATTTGGAAGCATTTCTCAATGATCACATTTCAAG GGCGTCAACAATACGAATGCAATTATTGCAAAAAACTTTATTCTTCCAAAAATGTCACTAAATTTCGATTACATCTTCTATATAAATGCGAAGATATACCTGATGATGTTAAATCCCGTATAAATATCGAGATGACGCGATCAACACAAAAATCGTCTACCAATAATGAGGATGGCGATTATTATGAAGATGAATCTCAACATTTgaaagaagatgatgatgatgacgatgacgatgaagagGATGTGGATGAAGGAGATTATCCAGCAGAATTATCTACCGTCAAACATGCTACCACAGATGAATCCGAGAATAATATTAACGATACTAATATCAATGAACATGTCAATTCCAATCACTgtgaacatgatgatgataatgaaaaaaactatgatgatgatgataataatgatgatgtaaaagAAGGAATAGCAAATCATACTAGATCTTCTCGGTTCAAACGAaggaaaatgaattga
- the LOC124492735 gene encoding uncharacterized protein LOC124492735 has product MTKFYWTISLVIILALILHVHGHREKKSYEEECENEEEMVEICGRDFLIYTNETMASTEAEMDTFCRIYKEKERCLRDHSNKCLSHSANQAIMELIRTISNKNRIICSSKQRRNVQIRANHCLNQQRLQRPNFCYNGFVQRIHGIHQYSQEEKIPIICCNYHEFLTCLRNQLKSCAHNLINNLLKLIQNYSGETLNYVCREYRNSNKCQNNGMINDDNVINEARPKTFFSLLVKIYLS; this is encoded by the exons ATGACGAAATTTTATTGGACCATTTCATTGGTCATAATCTTGGCATTGATTTTGCATG TTCATGGCCATAGAGAGAAGAAAAGCTATGAAGAAGaatgtgaaaatgaagaGGAAATGGTCGAAATATGTGGCCGAgattttctcatttatacaaatgaaacaatggcATCAACAGAAGCTGAAATGGATACATTTTGCCG aatctacaaagaaaaagaaagatgcCTTCGTGACCATTCTAACAAATGCCTTTCTCATTCGGCTAATCAAGCAATCATGGAATTAATTCGAACCATATCGAACAAGAATAGGATAATTTGTTCAAGTAAACAACGACGAAATGTACAGATTCGTGCCAATCATTGTTTAAATCAACAACGTTTACAGCGACcaaatttttgttacaaTGGCTTTGTTCAACGAATTCATGGTATTCATCAATATAGTCAAGAGGAAAAGATTCCAATCATTTGTTG cAACTATCATGAATTTTTGACCTGTCTACGAAATCAGCTAAAATCATGCGCTCATAacttgatcaataatttattgaaattgatacaAAATTATTCTGGTGAAACGTTAAACTATGTTTGTCGTGAATAtcgaaattcaaacaaatgtCAGAATAATGGCATGATCAACGACGATAATGTCATAAATGAAGCTAGACcaaagacatttttttcattattggtAAAAATTTATCTATCTTAg
- the LOC124491605 gene encoding carbohydrate sulfotransferase 1 yields MLCFRDNFILSGRKCFKLIFAIPICLYLMYRFLMIEKHDDNPIKKCFEHSNNPVDIDFNHSKLAMDGLKTNHMKLLLISEARSGSTFLGDLLHHAIESSYYSFEPLVGVQRNPYNYEQIIEDIFSCRFDLRSYLKPLYWKIQYMKWNHLLLKAIGTDQHENNIHLFNKTIHQITCQYSSAIIIKTIRFTMKHLSSLMLSKSMTNIKVIFLVRDPRAVMSSRYKLSWCHHSENCTDSRVLCDRIQANIESLKMMKNLMNNISIVLVRYEDLIGDIWQATGKLLKFLEIVPTYSLDQWIKKHTSTDDVLLNPHSTYRNIKSQQKIGWRENLSYEDIIDIQYDCSDVMNDLGYRLTNYRSIKSKFQTIFEVVKFDFPLKIYSLQ; encoded by the exons atgttATGTTTTAGAGATAACTTTATACTTTCTGGtcgaaaatgtttcaaattaattttcgCTATTCCTATTTGTCTTTATTTGATGTACAGATTTcttatgattgaaaaacatgatgataatccaatcaaaaaatgttttgaacATTCAAATAATCCAGTCGACATTGATTTTAACCATAGTAAATTGGCAATGGATGGACTCAAAACTAATcatatgaaattattattaatttctgAGGCACGAAGCGGTTCAACTTTTTTAGGTGATTTATTACACCATGCAATTGAATCCAGTTACTATAGTTTTGAACCACTTGTTGGCGTCCAACGCAATCCATACAACTATGAACAAATCATTGAAGATATTTTCAGCTGTCGATTTGATCTACGTTCATATCTAAAACCGCTGTACTGGAAGATTCAATATATGAAATGGAATCATTTGCTACTAAAAGCAATTGGTACAGATCaacatgaaaataatattcatttgttcaacaaGACCATTCATCAAATAACATGTCAATACAGTTCGGCAATAATTATCAAAACCATACGTTTTACAATGAAACATTTGTCTTCTTTAATGCTCTCTAAATCAA tGACTAATATAAAGGTAATCTTTCTCGTAAGAGATCCTAGAGCTGTAATGAGTTCTAGATATAAATTATCATGGTGTCATCATAGTGAAAATTGTACCGATTCTCGTGTATTATGTGATCGTATTCAGGCTAATATAGAGtctttgaaaatgatgaaaaatttaatgaataaCATATCAATCGTATTAGTACGTTATGAAGATTTAATTGGTGATATTTGGCAAGCAACAGGTAAATTACTCAAATTCTTAGAAATCGTTCCTACCTATTCACTTGatcaatggataaaaaaacatacatcaACTGATGATGTACTACTAAATCCACATTCAACTTATAGAAATATCAAATCACAGCAGAAAATTGGATGGAGAGAAAATCTTTCATATGAAGATATAATTGACATACAATACGATTGTTCAGatgtaatgaatgatttaGGCTATCGACTAACCAATTATCgttcaatcaaatcgaaattcCAAACCATTTTCGAGGTagttaaatttgattttccattgaaaatttattcactgcaataa
- the LOC124491603 gene encoding alkaline phosphatase isoform X1: MMNFSLFFYLCFFLVNWISCSNHKDPVYWRELSRNALYHSKTFLSDDNIKQAKNVIIFLGDGMGMPSISAARLLKRQITNKNDDHLVFEQFDHTALIQTYNIDYAVPDSAGTGTAFCTGVKTNRGTIGVNGNVNYKDTNCELLQENIVETVFEKAAKSGKSVGFVTTASITDATPAATYAHVSSRYDESSSSLNDDKCKDIALQLIEDHTEYRVMLGGGRKNFLPKGKEVGKREDNRDLFEEWQYKLGNQTNHHHYEFVSTKQELSEIDYDKVDYLLGSFCENHMKFDKELKNDTSETEPTIEEMTVAALQILKKNKNGFFLMVEGAKIDKAHHTNQAFYSLHDLLAFEKAIIKAQSMVNLKETLIIVTADHSHSFTHSGSSLMTNDLFGFSDYTDRDGKNFTSLIYSTGPGYKESRNYAEEEIKQIDFAQISAVPLDSATHGGDDVAAYATGPGSNLLRGSQEQTYIAHLMEFASCIGDYEHEPHCSGCKMLICSTLIIMIVFISHLIRFSF, encoded by the exons atgatgaatttttcattatttttttatctatgtttttttctagtcAATTGGATTTCTTGTTCAAATCACAAGGACCCTGTATATTGGCGAGAATTGAGTAGAAATGCATTGTACCATTCGAAAACGTTTCTTTCGGATGACAACATCAAACAAGCTAAAAATGTTATTATCTTCCTTGGTGATGGAATGGGTATGCCATCCATATCTGCAGCTCGATTACTAAAACGACAAATTaccaataaaaatgatgaccatcTAGTTTTTGAACAATTCGATCATACGGCATTGATTCAG ACATACAACATAGATTATGCAGTTCCGGATTCGGCAGGAACAGGAACGGCTTTTTGTACTGGAGTGAAAACAAATCGTGGTACGATCGGTGTGAATGGAAACGTTAATTATAAAGATACAAATTGCGAATTGTTACAAGAAAACATTGTTGAAACGGTTTTTGAAAAAGCTGCCAAATCAG gTAAAAGTGTTGGATTTGTTACGACGGCCAGTATTACCGATGCTACACCGGCGGCAACCTATGCACATGTCTCAAGTCGTTATGATGaatcttcatcttctttaaatgatgataaatgcaAAGATATTGCTCtacaattgattgaagatCATACAGAATATCGAGTAATGCTTGGTGgtggaagaaaaaactttcttCCAAAAGGAAAAGAAGTTGGCAAAAGAGAAGATAATCGTGATTTGTTCGAAGAATGGCAATATAAATTGGGAAATCaaacgaatcatcatcattatgaatttgTTTCGACAAAACAAGAATTGTCAGAGATCGATTATGACAAAGTTGACTATTTGCTTGGATCATTTTGTGAAAATCATATGAAATTCGATAAAGAATTAAAAAACGATACCAGCGAAACTGAACCGACAATAGAAGAGATGACTGTAGCAGCATTGCAAATTctaaaaaagaacaaaaatggaTTCTTTTTAATGGTCGAAGGTGCCAAAATCGATAAAGCTCATCATACAAATCAagcattttattcattacatGATCTATTGGCATTTGAAAAGGCAATTATCAAAGCGCAATCAATGGTCAATCTTAAAGAAACGTTAATCATTGTCACAGCAGATCATTCACATAGTTTTACTCATAGTGGCAGCTCGTTAATGACAAATGATCTTTTTGGATTTAGTGATTATACAGATagagatggaaaaaattttacctcattgatttattcaacTGGACCTGGATATAAAGAATCGAGAAATTATGCGGAAGAAGAAATCA AACAAATTGACTTTGCTCAAATATCGGCCGTACCATTGGACAGTGCTACTCATGGAGGCGATGATGTtg CCGCTTATGCAACAGGACCAGGATCTAATTTACTGAGAGGAAGTCAAGAACAAACATACATAGCTCATTTGATGGAATTTGCGTCTTGTATTGGTGATTATGAACATGAACCACATTGTTCAGGATGTAAAATGTTGATATGTTCGACactaattattatgatcgtattcatttcacatttgattcgtttttctttctga
- the LOC124491603 gene encoding alkaline phosphatase, germ cell type isoform X2 — translation MGMPSISAARLLKRQITNKNDDHLVFEQFDHTALIQTYNIDYAVPDSAGTGTAFCTGVKTNRGTIGVNGNVNYKDTNCELLQENIVETVFEKAAKSGKSVGFVTTASITDATPAATYAHVSSRYDESSSSLNDDKCKDIALQLIEDHTEYRVMLGGGRKNFLPKGKEVGKREDNRDLFEEWQYKLGNQTNHHHYEFVSTKQELSEIDYDKVDYLLGSFCENHMKFDKELKNDTSETEPTIEEMTVAALQILKKNKNGFFLMVEGAKIDKAHHTNQAFYSLHDLLAFEKAIIKAQSMVNLKETLIIVTADHSHSFTHSGSSLMTNDLFGFSDYTDRDGKNFTSLIYSTGPGYKESRNYAEEEIKQIDFAQISAVPLDSATHGGDDVAAYATGPGSNLLRGSQEQTYIAHLMEFASCIGDYEHEPHCSGCKMLICSTLIIMIVFISHLIRFSF, via the exons ATGGGTATGCCATCCATATCTGCAGCTCGATTACTAAAACGACAAATTaccaataaaaatgatgaccatcTAGTTTTTGAACAATTCGATCATACGGCATTGATTCAG ACATACAACATAGATTATGCAGTTCCGGATTCGGCAGGAACAGGAACGGCTTTTTGTACTGGAGTGAAAACAAATCGTGGTACGATCGGTGTGAATGGAAACGTTAATTATAAAGATACAAATTGCGAATTGTTACAAGAAAACATTGTTGAAACGGTTTTTGAAAAAGCTGCCAAATCAG gTAAAAGTGTTGGATTTGTTACGACGGCCAGTATTACCGATGCTACACCGGCGGCAACCTATGCACATGTCTCAAGTCGTTATGATGaatcttcatcttctttaaatgatgataaatgcaAAGATATTGCTCtacaattgattgaagatCATACAGAATATCGAGTAATGCTTGGTGgtggaagaaaaaactttcttCCAAAAGGAAAAGAAGTTGGCAAAAGAGAAGATAATCGTGATTTGTTCGAAGAATGGCAATATAAATTGGGAAATCaaacgaatcatcatcattatgaatttgTTTCGACAAAACAAGAATTGTCAGAGATCGATTATGACAAAGTTGACTATTTGCTTGGATCATTTTGTGAAAATCATATGAAATTCGATAAAGAATTAAAAAACGATACCAGCGAAACTGAACCGACAATAGAAGAGATGACTGTAGCAGCATTGCAAATTctaaaaaagaacaaaaatggaTTCTTTTTAATGGTCGAAGGTGCCAAAATCGATAAAGCTCATCATACAAATCAagcattttattcattacatGATCTATTGGCATTTGAAAAGGCAATTATCAAAGCGCAATCAATGGTCAATCTTAAAGAAACGTTAATCATTGTCACAGCAGATCATTCACATAGTTTTACTCATAGTGGCAGCTCGTTAATGACAAATGATCTTTTTGGATTTAGTGATTATACAGATagagatggaaaaaattttacctcattgatttattcaacTGGACCTGGATATAAAGAATCGAGAAATTATGCGGAAGAAGAAATCA AACAAATTGACTTTGCTCAAATATCGGCCGTACCATTGGACAGTGCTACTCATGGAGGCGATGATGTtg CCGCTTATGCAACAGGACCAGGATCTAATTTACTGAGAGGAAGTCAAGAACAAACATACATAGCTCATTTGATGGAATTTGCGTCTTGTATTGGTGATTATGAACATGAACCACATTGTTCAGGATGTAAAATGTTGATATGTTCGACactaattattatgatcgtattcatttcacatttgattcgtttttctttctga
- the Rai1 gene encoding rat1 Interacting Protein 1 — MSPLKELQDTNYEDLPNLEPNFIDYRVNSASFRKPEKIGHFSSDLYKKNRTREMRFDESNLSYLDLPQSLDYLQLDLTEGYDRFKHINWANPSIDKLDEMLKWILKNRHLIESGNQAKPLDFDFITQRGVFTRIMCTPIVSDEWHIGFSKFKGTIYICPFFNDHDENESNFERLNMASYGGYRFEHYITKSKHQDTRMYDNNFSPTLHEYSALLKSKIHSMANRNGYHSLLYVAEIDCLEDKEQDSTRMENFVEIKTTSKINSHIQDENFHRYKSCKWWAQSKLVAIDRIICGYKENNLTTVTSIETLYVDDIARRAFRIWDYRDCWNFLDHFLTYVQNLLKNENDPSKVYLFSKERNSSTITCKKVLYSGNLLIIPDWYVNAFKCVNDVRKKNESNVK, encoded by the exons atgtcaccaCTTAAAG AATTACAAGATACAAATTATGAAGATTTACCAAATCTTGAGccaaattttattgattaccGTGTGAATAGCGCTTCGTTTcgaaaaccagaaaaaattggccatttttcCTCTGatttgtataaaaaaaatcgaactaGAGAAATGCGATtcgatgaatcaaatttgtcATATCTGGATCTTCCTCAGTCACTAGACTACCTTCAATTAGATTTGACCGAAGGATATGATCGTTTTAAACATATCAACTGGGCGAACCCTAGTATTGATAAATTGGATGAAATGCTTAAAtggattttaaaaaatcgtCATTTAATCGAAAGCGGTAATCAAGCTAAACCGCtggattttgatttcatcacTCAAAGAGGAGTATTTACAAGGATCATGTGTACGCCGATTGTGAGTGATGAATGGCATATTGGATTTTCTAAATTTAAAGGaacaatttatatatgtccatttttcaatgatcatgatgaaaatgaaagcaATTTTGAGCGTTTAAATATGGCTTCTTATGGTGGTTATCGATTTGAGCATTATATAACCAAATCCAAACATCAAGATACAAGAATGTatgacaataatttttctccTACATTACATGAATATTCTGCTTTgctcaaatcaaaaatccaTTCTATGGCCAATCGGAACGgatatcattcattattatatgtgGCCGAAATAGACTGTCTGGAAGACAAAGAACAAGATTCCACGCGtatggaaaattttgttgaaataaaaacgacATCCAAAATTAATAGTCACATACAAGACGAAAATTTCCATCGTTATAAATCATGCAAATGGTGGGCTCAAAGTAAATTGGTAGCAATCGATCGAATAATTTGTGGATACAAAGAAAACAATCTTACCACAGTTACATCAATCGAAACATTGTATGTCGATGACATTGCAAGACGGGCCTTTCGAATTTGGGATTATAGAGATTGTTGGAATTTTCTAGACCATTTCCTAACATACGTacagaatttattgaaaaatgaaaatgacccTTCTAAGGTTTATCTGTTTAGCAAAGAACGAAATTCATCAACGATTACATGTAAAAAAGTGCTTTATTCTGGCAATCTTCTCATCATTCCTGATTGGTATGTCAATGCTTTCAAATGTGTAAATGATgtcagaaagaaaaacgaatcaaatgtgaaatga